Below is a window of Microtus ochrogaster isolate Prairie Vole_2 chromosome 5, MicOch1.0, whole genome shotgun sequence DNA.
AAATTGGGGCATCTCATTGAAGACGGTGAGGAACGACTGTAAGATTCAAAGGGGATGAAGGGCACCACGGAAACATGGCCCACTGAATTAACTAAGCAATGCTCACATGGGCTAACAAAAGCGGAAACTGCAAGCCAAGGGACTGCAATGTTCTGCAATTGGTCGTCTAGGTATATGTTATGGCTgatagcttggtgtttttgtgggactcctatcAGTGGGAAAGGGTGTGTCTCTGGCTTTTTTGTCTATTCTTCAGATTGTTTTCCTCCTATTGGATTgacttgtccagccttgataagAGAGTTTTTGCCTTGTATTGTATCTTGATTTGTTCTTTTGGGCTACTATCTCTTCGagttctgcccctttctgaagagggaaacagaagagaagttGATCTGGGAGCGGAAagaaggagtggagggaaggaaaactctGATTGGAATGTATTTTAAGAgagaataatctattttaaatttgaaagggGGTTTTAATATACTTTTTCTCCAGCCACTGCCAGGAAAGGAGACTTTCATATATAGTGAATGAGAATGATTAGAAACAATATCTGggatacacatatgtacaaatgcTTCATGACTATGTTAAAATGATACCCTGAACTGATAGAGGAAAAATAGAGAATATGCTTGCATTTACAGGCACAGCAATGGACTTTCTGAACAGGGCCCTGGCACCAAGGAATTAAAATGTGTCAAATGGGACCACAAGGAACTAAAAAGCTTtgataaagcaaaggacacgatcATTTAAGTTAAGAGGCAGTGTCTCATTTGAAGTTTCCACTGCTGAGATGAAAcaaaatgaccaaaagaaacctggggagggaagggtttattgcACTTACACTCCCAACCCACCTTTAAAACTAAAgacagacagggcaggaactccagcagggcaggaacttggagataGGGGTTGCTGCAAGGTCAGAGAGGATAGCTGCTTTCTGGCTGTTGGCCATAGCTTGCTGAAACTGCTATTATGTGGCAATAGAAGTCACCACTCTAGGGCTGACAGCACCCAAGACTGTCTGGGCCCTCatacatcaatcactaattaacaaCAAACCTCTAGGCTTGCCTAAGCTTacgaaggcattttctcaaatgagattCTCTCCCCTCAGatgtctctagcttgtgttgaAGTTAACATAAACACTAGCCAACACAGGCatcatgagaaaaatgaaaacactagCAATTCTACCGCTGAGAAAGGATTAGTATCAAGAGCATACTTAGAATTAAAATCATTGCCtaaacatcaataaaacaaatgaaaaacaaaagaacgtGACTAAATAATGAGGCATAGAATTATACAGAGAGGCCCCAAGGCTTGAAATACCAATggctgaaaattattttttaaaatactcagtcatcagggaaatacaaatttgaACTTTTTACAATGATTAACTCAGTAAGAATGacgtaaaatataaacaaatgaaacaaagcaacagcaaaaatcccaaaacaacaagaacaaaatgattaaaaatgcTAATTCAGTTGTGAGGGAAGAGGACATTTACCCATTGCTATTGGTGCAGCCGCTGTGGCAGCCAGTATTGAGGTTTCTCACAAGTAGAAATAGATCTAGCACAGGAGCAACCTATAGCATTCTtgaacatatacccaaaggactctgtgTCCTACAACAGggacacttgctcatccatgtttattACAGCTTTTTTTTCACAAGAAAGAGGGATAGCCTAGATATCTGTCATTGAATGAATAATGGAAAGTAAGATGTGATACATTTAAAACAATGAAGAATTATTCAGATAtctaaaagttataaaattaGCAGTTAAATAGAAATATCTGGTAACAATTATTCAGCGAGAGATAattcaaacacagaaagaagattgccatgttttctctcatctgtgaaTGTTAGCTTTGAGTCTTTAGATAGGTATGTAGGATGTAGGCTAGAAAATTCATAAGGGGTCATGAGTGGGGACTctcaagggagagaaaaaagaaagcagtggaATAAAGGAAAACGGGGAAATAATGGATCAAGAAAAGTTAAATGCAATAGGGGCGGGATTTATAGAGAAGAAGAGGGAATACAAGGAGGGTTAACTAACACTAATGCAGGCCTATTCTAATGATTGCTTAGCTGCTTGATTTTCCCAACTGACCTCACAGTTATCAAACACTAGGACTTCTTCAACCTTTCTCTTTCTAGTTAAGCATGAAGTTACTCATcaaatggcatctctctgagtttattcttttaaagaagcaAGACCccatcttttattcctttttattttatttaatttaacatttctcattcatttcACATCCTGATGgcagttttccttcccttctctccttccatcccctccccgTACTTTCTagttccccctccccatctactCCTTCATCTTtattcagaaagaggcaggcctcccatgtgcTTGAACAAAGCATGACACATCAAATTGTGGCAGGACCAGGCTCCTCCCCTTGCATCATAGATTGTTATGACTGTCTGAGCAGCTAATACTAGACATTGGAGAAATGGAAGAGCAGATCCTGAGAACACTGAGGACGGCTTGCCATGGACTAAACAAATAATATGAAACCTCTTTAGTCTCTTGTTTATTTGAAAACAGCATTAAAAGAGAGTGTTAAGGAGCTTAAGATTAGGACCCTGCAGAAGCTGCtctgctttcctggaactcttgcCAAAGTAGCTTCAAGGTCTTCAAACAAAGATAGGGTTGCTGGATTAGCCTGGTAGGTTCTGTGACTATTCTCTGACTCtgacagaagcaagcagaagacAATTGTCTCTCTGTGCTCCTTTGTCTTCTGTCACCTTCTtacctgtgtttttctcttttctttgccatTGTTAGAATGAGCAACACAGCTGCTTTATTCCCACTGCTTATAATCAAGTTGCTAATGAATTCAGTCATAAAACTAGTAGCTTGTTAGACTGAATAGCATATGTCTCATTAGCAGTTCATTgtatctgaaaacaaaattaaaatgctagACGGTAAACCAAAGTCAACCCCTAAGTCCAAGTAGGTACAAGCTGAAAAGTATATAAGTGATATTTTCCTTGATTTTAACCATGAGGTCTGCTTAACCATTCCTTTAAGCCCCGTTTTAATGCAATGTCATTTGGTTCAATGTAACATGATTACTGACAAATAAAATCACTTCTCTCAACCTTTAGTAGCCCTTAAGTGAATAAATTGATTAAATATCTAATTCAAAAGTAGGATGGAAAGAAAAGTGGACAAGTGGCAGGCTCACATTGTTCTGTCTACAGAAGGAGTGCTCCACTCTCACCTGCAATGTTCACTTGAGAATACAGGTAGATTTGAGTCAGGTACCTGGTCCTGGAGGGTTAATTCACCACTTCTCTCTAGATGCCAATTCTTTGCATCTTAGTCTGTAATCGTGTAAATTTAAGATTGTAATATCCATGTTCTTAAACACAAAATAGTTTCAAGTAGTCTCTAAATCTATTCCATTAAAGCTGAAGGATACCTAAGTACTCACTACTGATGTTTCTTTACAATTGTTCAGGTATGAAGCACCGTGGGTGTAAAAGAGTCCACAGTGATGATTTTACCTCCTTATTCCGAAGGCTGTAGATCAATGGATTTAGCATAGGGGTGACCAGGTTGTTTAGGACCTGAACGGTTGCATCCAGCCAAGAGCTTGGTGTTGGCCTTAGATATATAAAAATCACTGGCATGTAAAAGAGCAAGATGGCAGTGAGGTGAGCactgcaggtggagaaggctCTGTGTCGGCCCTCAGTGGAGCTGATCTGTAGGATGGAGCGGACTATACAGCTGTAGGAGGTGAGGATGAAGAAGAAGCAACTAAGGGGCATGAGACCCACACTGATGAATCCCACTATCTCCAGGGCTGATGTGTCTGCACAAGCCAATTTCATCACCACAGGGATATCACAGAAATAATAGTCCACCTCTTTGGGGCCACAATAGGGTAGCTGGAAGGTGAGAGTAGTTAGAAATGTTGAATGAATACAGCCAAAAATTGATGTTCCCATAGCCAGAAAGGCACATACTCTATTGCTCATAATGATTGAGTAGCGTAGAGGGTAGCATATGGCAACaaagcggtcataggccatcacagTGTATAAGAAACACTCAGTGCCACCCAGGAAATGGTAGAAGAAGAGCTGGGACACACAGCCTGCATAGGAGATGGCTCGGCTATTTCCTGAAAGGTAAAATAGCATCTTGGGAGAACTCACAGAAGGGAAAAATATGTCACACACAGAGAGCTGgcagaggaagaagtacatgggtgtgtgaagCCGAGTGGAGAAGGCAATTGCGAGGAGTATGAGCAGATTCCCCACCAGGGTGAAGATGtagaaagacaaaaacaggaCAAAGAGCATGGTCTCCAGACCCTCTGTATGTGGGATGCCGAGCAGGATAAACTGAGTCACTACTGAAAGGTTCTTCATACTTTGAGAATGTTTGACCTTGCAAAGATTAAAAGTCAGCAGTCTGGTCATTGATACACCATTAAGAAACTGTTTCTTATGAGAGCTTTGAGTATGCTTTAAGAAGCAGCAAATTGTTTTTTACTGATGTGCAAAATCAAGATTTCTATAAAAGTACCAGTTACTATAGATTCATATTTGAAAGTTGATCTACCAAGCCTTTAGAAGAGATGCTTCATGAATACCAATGATTGTCTTCTATTCCAAAAGCTGAAGTTACAAGACCTGGTCAAATATTCTCAAATTAGACACTGCTTTACGTAAGTCTATATTCTGAGAACATGTCTGTTGAATCTTGATGGTGTGTGTAAGTAACCTGCTGTCACTATTCATTATCCTCTgcaaagcaataagaaaaaattGTTTGAGAAATTATGACATTTAATAGGAATCCTGACTTTGATTCTTCTTAGCTGTAGTAACTGAGACAATTTACACAATGTGTTTTATAGTCATTTACAAAGTACAAAGTATAAGACATACATAGTCTAATAGCAATATGTCAACATCAATGTGTTCTTATATGATGATAAAATTTCTAAATTGTCTGAAAGTTCCCAGCAAAACTATTATTAAACTCTAAGGTAAGGTCATCCTTAACTTTATGAAGCTACACCTTCTGGGAATGTTAAGAAAGAAGGGATGGGATGAAAAAAACCCTCTTTACAAATGTTGAGTGTGGCTGCCTCCCATGTACACAGCAGAGGGACTGTCTCTAAGGCAAGCTCTTTCTTGTGTTAAAGAAGGTCAGCATGAGCCCCAGTAATAACAAGAAATGTGACATACCTGAGGATGACATATTGACTGTAGAGACCCCCAAATTCCACCACTAGGgtacttgtttttaaatattcattgtcAATCTCTTCCAAAGAGATAAGAGGTAC
It encodes the following:
- the LOC101989056 gene encoding olfactory receptor 149; the protein is MKNLSVVTQFILLGIPHTEGLETMLFVLFLSFYIFTLVGNLLILLAIAFSTRLHTPMYFFLCQLSVCDIFFPSVSSPKMLFYLSGNSRAISYAGCVSQLFFYHFLGGTECFLYTVMAYDRFVAICYPLRYSIIMSNRVCAFLAMGTSIFGCIHSTFLTTLTFQLPYCGPKEVDYYFCDIPVVMKLACADTSALEIVGFISVGLMPLSCFFFILTSYSCIVRSILQISSTEGRHRAFSTCSAHLTAILLFYMPVIFIYLRPTPSSWLDATVQVLNNLVTPMLNPLIYSLRNKEVKSSLWTLLHPRCFIPEQL